A portion of the bacterium genome contains these proteins:
- a CDS encoding TIGR01777 family oxidoreductase: MRVALTGSHGLIGSAVASALRARGDEVVPLVRGGVAAPEEVAWDPAAGLIDAARLADVDAAIHLAGATLATRWTPDQKMAILASRRRGTELLAGALAGLRGGPRTFVSGSAVGYYGDRGDEVLTESSEPGTGFLAEVCREWEAAAEPARRAGIRVVHPRFGVVLSRSGGVLAKIVPIFKIGAGGPLGHGRQYLPWVAIDDAVGALLLALERDALDGPVNVVSPRAVTNREFTSALARALGRPAMIPVPAAALRAMFGEMADGALLVSQRVDPVRLRGAGYAFRFPELEPALRHVLDPA, translated from the coding sequence ATGCGCGTCGCCCTCACGGGATCCCACGGATTAATCGGTTCCGCGGTGGCGTCCGCGCTTCGCGCCCGCGGGGATGAAGTCGTCCCCCTCGTGCGAGGCGGCGTCGCGGCGCCGGAGGAGGTCGCCTGGGACCCCGCGGCCGGCCTGATCGACGCGGCGCGTCTCGCGGACGTGGACGCCGCGATTCATCTGGCCGGTGCGACGCTCGCGACGCGCTGGACGCCGGACCAGAAGATGGCGATCCTGGCGAGCAGGCGGCGGGGGACGGAGCTGCTCGCCGGCGCGCTCGCGGGGCTGCGCGGGGGGCCTCGGACCTTCGTGAGCGGCTCAGCCGTCGGCTACTACGGTGATCGCGGAGACGAGGTGCTCACCGAGTCGTCCGAGCCGGGCACGGGCTTTCTCGCGGAGGTCTGCCGGGAATGGGAGGCGGCGGCGGAGCCGGCGCGCCGGGCCGGCATTCGCGTGGTGCATCCGCGCTTCGGGGTCGTGCTGTCCCGCAGCGGCGGGGTCCTGGCCAAGATCGTGCCGATCTTTAAGATTGGCGCCGGCGGTCCGCTCGGCCACGGGCGGCAGTATCTGCCGTGGGTCGCGATCGACGACGCGGTGGGCGCGTTGCTGCTCGCGCTGGAGCGCGACGCCCTCGACGGGCCGGTCAACGTCGTGTCGCCCCGCGCCGTCACCAATCGCGAGTTCACTTCCGCGCTCGCACGGGCGCTCGGCCGCCCCGCGATGATTCCGGTTCCGGCCGCGGCGCTGCGCGCGATGTTCGGCGAGATGGCGGACGGCGCGCTCTTGGTCAGCCAGCGCGTCGATCCGGTCCGGCTGCGCGGGGCGGGCTACGCCTTCCGCTTCCCGGAGCTCGAACCCGCGCTGCGGCACGTGCTTGACCCGGCGTAG
- a CDS encoding O-methyltransferase: MSKDLYQDLAQPALTAYLEGVIPARPAVLREMEAHAEQRRFPIVGPVVGQLFYLLTRATGARRVFEMGSGFGYSTAWFAMAVRDNGGGVVHHVVWDEALSQQARGYLGRLGLADAVRFSVSEAVAELERTPGEFDVIFNDIEKDAYPKSFPVMKARLRTGGLLLVDNMIWRGRAMDPAADDPATRGVREITRLLFADPDLTGVIVPLRDGVFVGHKTR; this comes from the coding sequence ATGAGCAAAGACCTGTATCAGGATCTGGCGCAACCCGCGCTCACGGCGTATCTCGAGGGCGTGATCCCGGCGCGGCCGGCCGTGCTTCGCGAGATGGAGGCGCACGCCGAGCAGCGCCGGTTTCCGATCGTCGGGCCCGTGGTGGGGCAGCTATTTTACCTGCTCACGCGGGCGACGGGCGCCCGGCGCGTGTTCGAGATGGGGTCCGGTTTCGGCTACTCCACGGCGTGGTTCGCGATGGCCGTGCGCGACAACGGCGGCGGCGTGGTCCACCACGTCGTGTGGGACGAGGCGCTGTCGCAGCAGGCGCGCGGCTACCTCGGCCGGCTCGGGCTCGCGGACGCCGTCCGATTTTCCGTGAGCGAAGCCGTCGCGGAACTCGAGCGGACGCCCGGCGAGTTCGACGTGATCTTCAACGACATCGAAAAGGATGCGTACCCAAAGTCCTTCCCGGTGATGAAGGCGCGCCTCCGCACGGGCGGCCTGCTGCTTGTCGACAACATGATCTGGCGCGGCCGGGCGATGGATCCCGCCGCCGATGACCCGGCCACGCGCGGGGTCCGCGAGATCACGCGTCTTCTGTTCGCCGATCCGGATCTGACCGGCGTCATCGTCCCGCTGCGGGACGGCGTGTTCGTCGGCCACAAGACCCGCTAG